The Flavobacteriales bacterium nucleotide sequence TATTTTAGAGGAACAAACTCCGGAAATAGAAATTGGTGGTGCAGACGAAGGCGAACAGTTGACTCATGTTATAGCGGCCATTTGGATAAAAAACGACATGATTGAAAACCACCGCGATTTGCGGGATTCTATGAGAGAATACACCAAAAAAGTACGAAAAAGTATCGATTAATTTTCTTTTTTTTAAAACCATTTAGAAATTAAGGGGCATTTGGATTTGTTAAAAACTTCCCAAGTAGGCTCCCAGCTCCATAAGCCACGCAATACCCATGTGTACCACAATGCCCCCCCAAATAGAACGGCTGTAGTATGATAAAACCCCTAAAATAGCTCCGCCGAAAAAAGAACTAATTGTTTCTATCATCGGTTTTCCGAAATGTATAAAGACATAAAAAGAAGCCATTGGCAAAATAACTCCTGGCCCGGCAAAGCGGATGAAAGCGATGATTAAAAAACCCCGAAAAAAATACTCAATCGAAACAAAGTCGAGTCCGTAAATGAGTTCATAAAGCAACAAATGACCCTGCGGTGGTTTCACACCATTACCAAAATAATAATCTAGATTTTTTAATCCCCGCGGATAATACCCGCCAAAATGATCGGTGAGCCCGAAACCAATAACAAAGGGCAGCATTACCCCGAGTATAAGAAAGTATGGTCTTAAATCGAAATTTTTGACCGTAAACCCATAAGGCGTTTCCGAAGATTTTCTATCAAATAGCCAATAGATGGTAATAGGTATCATTACGGCCAACATTCTGGCAATATCAAAAATGAGTCTTTTCCAAAAATTGGGATAGGTTTCAAACACTAATTTACCAACAACATCATTGACTTTCCATTGCAAAGCCCCACGAAAGGCAAACATCGAAACTGCAAAAGCAAACAAAAGCCAAAACCGGATATCCGTGAGAAGTTTAAATTTTCCTTTAAAGAAAATGTAGCTCAGGTAGGCCACCAAAAACGGCACGGCATACTGCACAACATAGAAAGTAAAACTTCCCCACCTCCTCAAGTACGTATATCGGAATCGAATAAAATTTGGCTCGCCATGAGCGTTTGGCGAATACGCCCAATAAATGGAAGCCCCAAGAAAAACAATCAAAAATAAGAGATACTTCCAGTCAAACTCCTCCTTATAGAATTTGACCAAATAACTCCAAAACTTTCCGAAGTATTTTTTTAAAAAACCGCTTATCAAAATAGGCAGAAATTATCCGGCTAACAATGCCTTTACCTTATCGGCAATAGCTTTTCCATCGGCTTTGCCTTTTAATTTTTGTGAAGCCATGCCCATTACCTTGCCCATATCAGCCATGCCAGAAGCCCCTGTTTGAGCTATAATGGTTTTTATTTCGGCAGCCAACTCCTCGTCAGTAAGTTGTTTTGGTAAAAAAGTTTCGATAACGGCCAACTCTTCTTCTTCAATAACGGCCAAATCTTCTCGGTTTTGCTGTCTAAAAATTTCGATAGAATCGCGGCGTTGTTTGGCCATTTTAACCAATGCCGCCACTTCATCGGCTTCTGTTGGCTCGCTTCCCGAAGTTTTTAACAAAAGTAAAGCCGCTTTTATGGCTCTAAGCGAACGCAAGGTGGCCTGATCTTTGGCCTTCATGGCCGCTTTTAGTTGTTCCGAAATTTGCTCTGAAAGATTCATGCTGCGAATTTAGGTGCATTTAGGAGAATAGTCCATCCAATTATGTAATAATAGACAATTGGTTCAAACTAAACACAATTGTATTGGTCATTCATCCCGACTTTCTTAATTCAAACAGCCGATTTTCCCGATAGAACTTTTCTTGCCTTTTTAACATGTAATGTTCGCCTGTTTGTCTTAGTGTTACTTTTTTACTGAGCTGCCGAGTTAACATTATATGTGTTTCCCAAGAGTATTCGGGGCTTAGTTCAATCATCTGCCCATACGTCTTCAAAGATTCTACGATAATTTTCCCACCCCAATAATTTAGAACAACGACCCCTGCAGAATCTAAGGAATACATTGAATCATTATATTCCATAGAGATTCTCTCGTCGTGTCGTCTTAAACACCAATCCAAAATCTCAATAGTTATGCGATTTGTATCTAGTTCATAATCAAAATCCGCTTGCCTATCTAAAGGTTGAAATTGAAAAATGAATGAATCATTAATCTGTTTATAGATTCCACGACCAATTACCTCGGTAGTACAATCACTCTGCAAAAACAAGAAATTTCGGTTGGTTGTATCCAAATAGTATTGACTGTAGGTTATAGTAGAATCAAACGCCTGTTCCAAAATGATTTGAGCCCGGGTTTGGAATGCCAACACGTTTGGAAAAATAAGTATCAAAATTTGTTTCCACTTTCTCATTAAAATCTAGCTAATCCGTAATTTCAACCTTATCAAGATTTGAATCAACTAATATCTTGTTTGACCAAATTTCTTTGCCCTTGTGAGAAATGCCTAACCTAAACCCCGATTCTGCATCAGAGTCTGTTGCTGCCAAACGCCTCACCGTCAAATGATAGATTTTCGTTTCCAGTGGTTTGATAGCCTCAGTCAGTAAACTTGAACAATAGCATATTTCCCGATTCTCAAAATACATTTCAAAATGCTCTTTGTTGTCCAGCATAAAACTGCTTTCCACATTACATGAGTGCGGATTGAAATGTTGGTCTGAATGACCCGAATTAAAAACACGCAACTCAATAAAAAAGAGGTCGTTTTCTATTTTTTCTATTTCAGCGTAAATTTCTAGAAAAGAATATGGAGAAACTTCTTCTTTTGATTTTTCCAATTTTGCTATTTGAGATTCTGTTTTTTGACATCCAACAAAAGCCACACATGAAAGCAGAAAGAGCAATAGATGAGAGGCGATTCGTTTATGCATTATGTCAAAGATAGGTTTTTTAACTTCTAATCAACAATACCCATAAAAAATCCACAATTCACTGTAACTTTTTTGATGCTTTGCTACCTTGCGGCTCAAACAAAAAAAACAGTAACGCATGCCCGATTTTTGTCACCTTCATTGTCATTCTCAATTTTCGTTGTTAGACGGGGCTGCCAGCATTCCGGGCATGATGGCCAAGGCAAAAGCCGACGGCATGAAAGCCGTGGCCCTTACCGACCACGGCAATATGTTTGGTGTTTTTAAGTTTGTTACCGAAGCCGAAAAACATGGCATAAAACCCATTGTGGGCTGCGAATTTTACGTGGTGGAAGACCGACATAGACGCTCATTTACGGGTGGCGACCGCGACAATAGATACCACCAACTTATGTTGGCCAAAAACCAAGAGGGGTATAAAAATCTATCAAAACTTTGCTCTCTGGGTTTTATTGAAGGGCTATACGGAAAATACCCTCGTATTGATAAAGAACTAATCAAAAAATATAAAGATGGCATTATTGCCACCACCTGCTGCATTGGGGCGGAGGTGCCACAAGCCATTTTGCACAAAAGCGAAGAAGAGGCAGAAAAGGTATTTTTAGAATGGCTCGACATTTTTGGCGAAGATTATTACATAGAGCTGCAACGCCACGATTTGAAAGACCTTGACCGAACAGGCAAAAGCCAAGAAGATGTAAATCAGGTGCTTTTAAAATGGAGCAAAAAATACAATGTTCCAGTTATTGCCACCAACGACTCTCACTATGTAAACGAGGAAGATTGGAACGCTCATGACATTTTGCTGTGCATAAACACCGGCGACTCGAAAGCTACACCAATTGGAGACGGAAGAAATGAGCGATTTGGCTTTCCCAACAACCAGTTTTATTTTAAAACTCAGGCAGAGATGCTGCAAAAATTCAGCGATGTGCCTCATGCGTTGGATAACACCAACCTTATCATTGATAAAATAACTCCGCCACAATTGCAACGAGATGTACTTCTCCCGCACTTTGTGCTGCCCCCGGGTTTTAAAACACAAGATGAATATCTTCGATATTTGACTTATGAAGGAGCCAAAAAAAGATATGGAGAAATAACTGAAGAAATTAGAGAACGATTGGATTTTGAGCTTTCTGTTATCCAAAATACCGGATACCCTGGCTATTTCCTTATTGTGCAAGATTTTACCTCAGTTGCCCGCCAACTGGGAGTTTCTGTCGGTCCCGGTAGAGGCTCTGCCGCCGGTTCGGCGGTGGCCTATTGTGTGGGTATTACTAATGTGGACCCCATCAAATACGACCTTCTGTTTGAGCGTTTTTTAAATCCTGAGCGGGTTTCATTGCCCGATATTGATATTGACTTTGACGATGTTGGACGGGGCAAAGTAATTGACTATGTGGTTGACAAATACGGAAAACAGAATGTAGCACAGATTATAACGTATGGCTCTATGGCCGCCAAATCTTCTATTAGAGATGTAGGACGAGTATTGGATTTGCCGCTTCCCATCGTGGACAAAATAGCCAAAAAGATTCCTGATATTTCTTTAAAAAGCATTTTTAATGACGATATAAAAGTGCTGAAAGAAAGACTAAACTCCGACCAAATGCTGAATGTGGAGGAGTTAAGAACACTTTCGTCCGAAAAATCATTAGAGGGAGAAGTATTGCGGGAAGCCCAATTGCTGGAGGGTTCGGTCAGAAATACTGGCATACACGCTTGTGGTGTTATTATCACCCCCGAGGAGATTACCAATCTTATTCCGGTAACAACAGCCAAAGATTCGGATTTATTGGTAACCCAATTTGACAACAGTGTGGTGGAAAGTGCCGGATTGCTCAAAATGGACTTTTTAGGATTGAGGACTCTATCCATTATTAAAGATGCCATTGCACTTATAAAACAACGCTTTGGCATAGACATAGACCCTGACGAAATACCATTAGAAGATGAAAAAACCTACGAACTGTTTCAAAAAGGCCAAACCATTGGCATTTTCCAGTTTGAAAGTGATGGTATGCAAAAACATTTGCGTGCTTTAAAACCCACCAAATTTGAAGATTTGATTGCCATGAACGCCCTTTATAGACCGGGGCCAATGGAATACATACCCAACTTTGTTGACCGAAAACACGGCAGAGAGGAAATTGTGTATGACGACCCCGACATGAAAGAGTTTTTGGAGGAGACTTATGGCATTACGGTTTATCAAGAGCAGGTAATGCTACTCTCGCAAAAGCTGGCCGGATTTAGCAAAGGCGAGGCCGACAACCTTCGGAAAGCCATGGGTAAAAAGAAGAAAGACATCATCGATAAGATGAAACCCGACTTCATAAAAGGTGCGGAAGAACGGGGCCACCAACCCACCGTGATGGAAAAAGTTTGGAAAGACTGGGAGGCCTTTGCGGCATACGCGTTCAACAAAAGCCACGCCACGTGCTACTCAGTTGTGGCTTTCCAAACGGCCTATTTAAAAGCCCATTATCCGGCAGAATATATGGCGGCGGTGCTAACGCACAACATGAGCGATATAAAAAAACTTTCGATGTTTATGGAAGAATGCAAAAACATGAAAATCGAAGTTTTGAGTCCGGATATAAACGAAAGCCTTTTGTCGTTTTCGGTTAATAATGAGGGAAACATACGGGTTGGAATGGCCGCAATAAAAGGCGTTGGCGAGGCTGCCGCTGAAGAAATTGTGCGAGAACGAAATGATAAAGGAGCTTTCGACTCCATTTTTGACCTTACCAAACGGGTAAATTTAAGAACAGTAAACAAAAAATCACTCGAAGCATTGGCTCTTGCGGGTGCCTTCGACCGTTTTGAAGGTTGCTACCGCTCCATGTTGGTAAGCGACAATAGCGAAACAAGCGGCATCGAACTCGCCCTAAAATTTGGCAACCAATATCAAGCCGAGCAATTGACATCGCAAGCCAGTTTGTTTGGTGGCGATTCAGGCGTTTCGCTGAGCGAGCCAAAACTTCCGGAAATTCCTCCATGGAATAAAATGGAAATGCTGAATCGCGAAAAAGAAGTAATAGGCATGTACATTTCAGGTCACCCATTGGATGCACATAAGACCGATATTGAGATTTTCTGTAATATGCAATTAGCAGATTTGACGGATGAAAACATTCAGAAAATAAACAGACCCATAAAACTTGCTGGAATCGTTACGGTACACAACAGTCGCATAAACAAGTCCGGCAAAGCCTTTGGCATTTTCACCGTAGAAGATTACTCCGGGACATACGAATTTGCACTTTTTGGAGATGATTACGCCAAGTTTAGAGGATATCTTGCCCCAAATTCGATGCTGTATTTGACCGCAAAAACACAAGACAGTTTTCGCGACCCTGGAAGAAAAGAAATTCGCCTGGTATCGATTGACTATTTGGAGGACATACGCGAAAAATATCTCGAAAAACTTACCTTAACTATTGATTTAGAAAAACTTGACGACAAAATGGTGACCGATTTGCACACCATTAATTCAGACAACAAGGGTACCACCAGTTTGGTGTTTGAAATACGAGACAAAGAGCTTCGCTACAAAATTGACCTGCTCAGTACCGGTCAAAAAATCAACGTCACCAACGAGTATATCTCCGAATTGCGGCGAATGGATTTGATGCCCAGGTTTAATGGGTGATTGAACCAAAAAATTATTTCGCAGCTATTGAGTCTGATAAATTTATGCTATGGTATTAAAAATTGACGTACCAAAAAAAGAGAATACTTTTGTGTAAACATAGAACGTTCTATTAATCAATTCCTTCGGATTGTTAAAATTTATCAAAATTTAAGAATGAGAAAATTAGGAAGAATAAGGAGTGCAAATAACAAGTCTAATATATTACCTCGCAATCAATCAACCCAAAATATTATTTAATGCAGAACCTGTATCCAAAAAAATTGATGAAAAACTTCTTGGTAATAAGACAAGAGTCCGATGAGCGTAGATGCCTAACAAATCGTACCCTCAAAAAATCCACAATTCTCGGTATTTTTTTGTTTCATTCTCTTCTCATTCAAGCTTTTAGCATTGATTCCTTGTTAAATGCCCCCATTAATTTAGATTCAAACGTACAGGTCTATTACGAGCATTTTAATAAGGGTCGGATGCAAGTTTTTCATAAGAACTACGATTCGGCATCCTATTATTTCTATGAGGCATTCAAAGTTCATAAGGAGTTTGGGTTACATATTCAGTACTTTGTAAATGTTGAAATTTATTTTGCTCCAAATCCAGACGAGAAAAAACTAAAAGACTATATCCAAGAATACTTAACCTATTTCATTGATTACAAAACAAGCACATTTTTAAATGCTGAGCGAAGAGCCAAATTACCACTTTCGGTTCTCGAATATGTTGATTCGAATAAAGACAACTGGAGAATGACTTTTTTAATGAATCATGATGTAAATGCAGCTCGAAGTGTTCGGTATTACGATATTATCGACCAATTTCTTAGAATAAATGTTTACAAACATATCGATAGTACTACGCGAGTTGAAATATTAAAAAATCCAACTCAAGATATAATGACCTTAAATACTGCCCTATACACTTCCTTTGACAAAACCTCGCAAAAATACATTTTGAATTACGTTGAGGAATTTGGTTATCCCAAAGAAAGGAGAGAATTTGGCAGTATAGCTTATGCTGATTTTTACT carries:
- a CDS encoding CPBP family intramembrane metalloprotease, whose protein sequence is MISGFLKKYFGKFWSYLVKFYKEEFDWKYLLFLIVFLGASIYWAYSPNAHGEPNFIRFRYTYLRRWGSFTFYVVQYAVPFLVAYLSYIFFKGKFKLLTDIRFWLLFAFAVSMFAFRGALQWKVNDVVGKLVFETYPNFWKRLIFDIARMLAVMIPITIYWLFDRKSSETPYGFTVKNFDLRPYFLILGVMLPFVIGFGLTDHFGGYYPRGLKNLDYYFGNGVKPPQGHLLLYELIYGLDFVSIEYFFRGFLIIAFIRFAGPGVILPMASFYVFIHFGKPMIETISSFFGGAILGVLSYYSRSIWGGIVVHMGIAWLMELGAYLGSF
- a CDS encoding GatB/YqeY domain-containing protein, which codes for MNLSEQISEQLKAAMKAKDQATLRSLRAIKAALLLLKTSGSEPTEADEVAALVKMAKQRRDSIEIFRQQNREDLAVIEEEELAVIETFLPKQLTDEELAAEIKTIIAQTGASGMADMGKVMGMASQKLKGKADGKAIADKVKALLAG
- the dnaE gene encoding DNA polymerase III subunit alpha, whose translation is MPDFCHLHCHSQFSLLDGAASIPGMMAKAKADGMKAVALTDHGNMFGVFKFVTEAEKHGIKPIVGCEFYVVEDRHRRSFTGGDRDNRYHQLMLAKNQEGYKNLSKLCSLGFIEGLYGKYPRIDKELIKKYKDGIIATTCCIGAEVPQAILHKSEEEAEKVFLEWLDIFGEDYYIELQRHDLKDLDRTGKSQEDVNQVLLKWSKKYNVPVIATNDSHYVNEEDWNAHDILLCINTGDSKATPIGDGRNERFGFPNNQFYFKTQAEMLQKFSDVPHALDNTNLIIDKITPPQLQRDVLLPHFVLPPGFKTQDEYLRYLTYEGAKKRYGEITEEIRERLDFELSVIQNTGYPGYFLIVQDFTSVARQLGVSVGPGRGSAAGSAVAYCVGITNVDPIKYDLLFERFLNPERVSLPDIDIDFDDVGRGKVIDYVVDKYGKQNVAQIITYGSMAAKSSIRDVGRVLDLPLPIVDKIAKKIPDISLKSIFNDDIKVLKERLNSDQMLNVEELRTLSSEKSLEGEVLREAQLLEGSVRNTGIHACGVIITPEEITNLIPVTTAKDSDLLVTQFDNSVVESAGLLKMDFLGLRTLSIIKDAIALIKQRFGIDIDPDEIPLEDEKTYELFQKGQTIGIFQFESDGMQKHLRALKPTKFEDLIAMNALYRPGPMEYIPNFVDRKHGREEIVYDDPDMKEFLEETYGITVYQEQVMLLSQKLAGFSKGEADNLRKAMGKKKKDIIDKMKPDFIKGAEERGHQPTVMEKVWKDWEAFAAYAFNKSHATCYSVVAFQTAYLKAHYPAEYMAAVLTHNMSDIKKLSMFMEECKNMKIEVLSPDINESLLSFSVNNEGNIRVGMAAIKGVGEAAAEEIVRERNDKGAFDSIFDLTKRVNLRTVNKKSLEALALAGAFDRFEGCYRSMLVSDNSETSGIELALKFGNQYQAEQLTSQASLFGGDSGVSLSEPKLPEIPPWNKMEMLNREKEVIGMYISGHPLDAHKTDIEIFCNMQLADLTDENIQKINRPIKLAGIVTVHNSRINKSGKAFGIFTVEDYSGTYEFALFGDDYAKFRGYLAPNSMLYLTAKTQDSFRDPGRKEIRLVSIDYLEDIREKYLEKLTLTIDLEKLDDKMVTDLHTINSDNKGTTSLVFEIRDKELRYKIDLLSTGQKINVTNEYISELRRMDLMPRFNG